A genomic stretch from Bifidobacterium sp. ESL0769 includes:
- a CDS encoding ABC transporter permease: protein MKVKNNSKVDFAGIWEKVGMPFVLLVLIVFMLIKAPNFGTLSNLFNVARSISINAILAAGMTFVIITAGIDLSVGSIVAVSGCVSVLSTGNGMNPVLAVLVGVLVGAIAGLVNGFLIAYCNLTAFIVTLGTMTFLRGLAYTITGGLPIVNNGLSFRAIGNGYIFHIPIPFIIMIIVYILMWVLLDKTRFGSHVYAVGGNPEAARLAGINVKGVLLAVYVISGICAGLAGCIFAARVVSAQPTAGTGYEMDAIAATILGGTAMAGGKGKIPGTLVGAIIFGVLTTGLVLMDVPFFTQQLIKGVVIIIAVLIDGLKQNSFSLNLFKKKPELASE from the coding sequence ATGAAAGTAAAAAATAATTCAAAGGTTGATTTCGCGGGAATCTGGGAGAAAGTGGGCATGCCCTTCGTTCTTCTGGTCCTGATCGTCTTCATGCTGATCAAGGCCCCGAACTTCGGCACGCTCAGCAATCTGTTCAACGTGGCCCGTTCGATTTCCATCAACGCGATCCTCGCGGCAGGCATGACGTTCGTCATCATCACCGCCGGCATCGATTTGTCCGTCGGTTCCATAGTGGCGGTAAGCGGTTGCGTTTCCGTCCTGTCCACCGGCAACGGCATGAATCCTGTGCTGGCCGTGTTGGTCGGCGTGCTCGTAGGCGCCATAGCGGGTCTCGTCAACGGATTCCTGATCGCGTACTGCAATCTGACGGCGTTCATCGTGACATTGGGCACGATGACCTTCCTCAGAGGTCTGGCCTATACGATTACCGGCGGCTTGCCGATCGTCAACAACGGTCTGTCGTTCCGCGCCATCGGAAACGGATATATTTTCCATATCCCGATTCCGTTTATCATCATGATAATCGTTTATATTTTGATGTGGGTTCTGCTTGACAAGACCCGTTTCGGCTCCCACGTTTACGCTGTCGGTGGCAATCCGGAAGCGGCTCGTCTGGCCGGTATCAACGTCAAAGGCGTTCTGTTGGCCGTCTACGTCATCTCCGGCATCTGCGCCGGCCTGGCAGGCTGTATTTTCGCGGCACGTGTGGTTTCCGCTCAGCCCACTGCAGGCACAGGCTATGAGATGGATGCGATCGCAGCCACCATTCTTGGTGGTACCGCAATGGCAGGTGGTAAAGGAAAGATTCCGGGTACCCTTGTTGGTGCCATTATCTTTGGTGTACTCACCACCGGCCTGGTGCTTATGGATGTCCCGTTCTTCACGCAGCAGCTCATCAAGGGCGTCGTCATCATCATCGCGGTGCTGATTGATGGATTGAAGCAGAACTCGTTCTCCCTGAACCTGTTCAAGAAAAAGCCAGAGTTAGCTAGCGAGTGA
- a CDS encoding NCS2 family permease, producing the protein MDRFFHLKENHTKVSTEITAGITTFFAMSYIIVVNPQVLSTTGMPWGAVFLATIIASVAGTLVMGLFANVPYAQSASMGLNAFFAYTVCAGLGFTWQETLCMTFLCGLINILVTVTSIRKLIIACIPESLQHAIGGGIGLFVMYVGMLNVGFISFTPGDPKAAAKGGPIHATPGLSALNNPELWVFLIGLAIAIVLTLLNVRGGLLISIIAAAVIGIPFGITNMSNSMSIGQTFSQLPTTFLAIFSPQGFPSLFGNLGRLPLVIVTIFAFSMSDMFDTIGTLVGTGRKTGIFSDQDIKNMANGHGFSSKMDKALFADSIATSVGGLFGTSNITTYVESSAGIAAGGRTGLTSVTVAVCFLISMFLSPLVSAIPSAATAGVLVVVGCMMASSLKEVNWGDLGEAIPALFASVFMALSYSISYGIAAGFIMYCLVKICKGKAKEVHPVMWIVTALFILDFALQAVL; encoded by the coding sequence ATGGACAGGTTCTTCCATCTCAAAGAAAATCACACCAAAGTATCCACTGAAATCACAGCGGGCATCACCACCTTCTTCGCGATGAGCTATATCATCGTTGTCAATCCGCAGGTCCTGAGCACTACCGGCATGCCGTGGGGTGCCGTGTTCCTTGCCACCATTATCGCTTCCGTTGCTGGAACGCTGGTCATGGGACTTTTCGCCAACGTGCCTTACGCCCAGTCCGCAAGTATGGGCTTGAACGCGTTCTTTGCCTACACCGTTTGCGCCGGCCTCGGCTTTACTTGGCAGGAAACACTTTGTATGACATTCCTGTGTGGCCTGATCAACATTCTGGTCACCGTCACCTCCATCCGTAAGCTCATCATCGCCTGTATCCCTGAATCCCTGCAGCACGCCATCGGCGGCGGCATCGGCCTGTTCGTGATGTACGTCGGCATGTTGAACGTCGGCTTCATTTCGTTCACTCCCGGCGACCCGAAGGCCGCGGCCAAAGGCGGACCGATTCACGCCACCCCTGGTCTTTCCGCGCTCAACAATCCCGAACTCTGGGTCTTCCTTATCGGTCTTGCCATCGCCATCGTGCTCACACTGCTCAACGTGCGTGGCGGCCTCTTGATCTCCATCATCGCCGCCGCCGTCATCGGCATCCCGTTCGGCATCACCAACATGAGCAACTCGATGTCCATCGGCCAGACCTTCTCTCAGCTTCCCACCACGTTCCTTGCCATCTTCAGCCCGCAAGGCTTCCCGTCGCTCTTCGGCAACCTCGGCCGCTTACCGCTCGTCATTGTCACCATCTTCGCCTTCTCCATGTCCGATATGTTCGACACCATCGGCACGTTGGTCGGCACCGGACGCAAGACCGGCATCTTCTCTGATCAGGACATCAAGAACATGGCCAATGGCCATGGCTTCAGCTCCAAGATGGACAAGGCCCTCTTCGCCGATTCCATCGCCACCTCTGTCGGTGGCCTGTTTGGCACCTCCAACATCACCACCTACGTCGAGTCCTCGGCGGGCATTGCTGCCGGCGGCCGCACCGGCCTGACTTCGGTGACCGTCGCTGTCTGCTTCCTCATCTCGATGTTCCTCTCGCCGCTGGTGTCTGCGATTCCGTCTGCCGCAACGGCCGGCGTTCTGGTCGTGGTCGGCTGCATGATGGCCTCCAGCCTCAAGGAAGTCAACTGGGGCGACCTCGGCGAAGCCATTCCGGCGCTTTTCGCCTCGGTATTCATGGCCCTTTCCTACTCGATCTCCTACGGCATCGCCGCGGGCTTCATCATGTACTGCCTGGTCAAGATTTGCAAGGGCAAGGCGAAGGAGGTCCATCCGGTGATGTGGATCGTCACTGCCCTCTTCATCCTCGACTTCGCGCTCCAGGCCGTCCTCTGA
- the rplJ gene encoding 50S ribosomal protein L10: protein MKRPEKEAVIAELTDQFRNADAVYLTEYRGLTVPQISDLREKLGRDTSYSVAKNTLARIAAKEAGYEGFDEALSGPSAITFVKGDYVEAAKVLRDFAKKNKALVIKGGFADGTMYDAEGFMKLASLESRETLLSRMAGDLKGSMSKAARTFVALPTKAVRTFDALREKQEKAA, encoded by the coding sequence ATGAAAAGGCCCGAAAAGGAAGCGGTGATCGCCGAGCTTACGGATCAATTCCGTAACGCCGATGCGGTTTACCTTACCGAGTACCGCGGGCTTACCGTTCCGCAGATTTCCGATCTGCGCGAAAAGCTAGGCCGCGATACTTCCTACTCAGTGGCTAAGAACACGCTCGCTCGCATCGCCGCCAAAGAGGCTGGGTACGAGGGCTTCGATGAAGCACTCTCCGGCCCCTCCGCAATCACCTTCGTGAAGGGTGATTACGTCGAGGCTGCGAAGGTCCTGCGTGACTTCGCCAAGAAAAACAAGGCCCTCGTCATCAAGGGTGGTTTCGCAGACGGAACCATGTACGACGCCGAAGGCTTCATGAAACTCGCGAGCCTCGAATCTCGCGAAACCCTGCTCTCCAGGATGGCAGGCGACCTCAAGGGCTCCATGTCCAAGGCCGCTCGCACGTTCGTCGCTCTGCCTACCAAGGCCGTGCGTACGTTCGACGCCCTGCGCGAAAAGCAGGAAAAGGCCGCTTGA
- the rplL gene encoding 50S ribosomal protein L7/L12 — protein sequence MAKLSSDELLDAFKEMTLVELSDFVKKFEDEFDVEASAPAVAVAAAPAAGAGVGEEEKTEFDVVLSSFGDKKIQVIKAVKNITGKGLADAKALVDGAPTTILEKAKKDDAEKAKAEIEEAGGSVELK from the coding sequence ATGGCTAAGCTCTCAAGCGATGAGCTCCTCGATGCGTTCAAGGAAATGACCCTGGTTGAACTCTCCGACTTCGTCAAGAAGTTCGAGGACGAGTTCGATGTCGAGGCTTCCGCCCCGGCCGTTGCCGTTGCTGCTGCTCCTGCCGCTGGCGCAGGCGTTGGCGAAGAAGAGAAGACCGAGTTCGACGTCGTTCTCTCCTCCTTCGGCGACAAGAAGATTCAGGTCATCAAGGCCGTCAAGAACATCACCGGCAAGGGCCTGGCTGATGCCAAGGCGCTCGTCGACGGTGCTCCTACCACCATCCTCGAGAAGGCCAAGAAGGATGACGCCGAGAAGGCCAAGGCTGAGATCGAAGAGGCCGGCGGTTCTGTCGAACTCAAGTAG